Proteins co-encoded in one Sulfurospirillum arsenophilum NBRC 109478 genomic window:
- the arsN2 gene encoding arsenic resistance N-acetyltransferase ArsN2 has product MEMTLRKATENEYRAIIHLLASNALPTADIYEKNITLFVGLIDNEIVATIGVEQYGNEALLRSLCVKEGFKNQKLGAKMLSYLLSFCANENIKTLYLLSTTAEHYFVRYGFTKITRDETPKSIQNTREFKDICPASAIIMKLEL; this is encoded by the coding sequence ATGGAAATGACCCTACGAAAAGCGACAGAGAATGAGTACCGAGCCATCATTCATCTGCTTGCATCAAACGCTCTTCCAACGGCTGATATTTATGAGAAAAACATCACCCTTTTTGTGGGGTTGATAGACAATGAAATCGTCGCAACGATTGGCGTTGAACAGTATGGTAACGAGGCACTTTTGCGTTCATTGTGCGTCAAAGAGGGATTTAAAAACCAAAAGCTTGGAGCAAAAATGCTCTCGTATCTTCTGAGCTTTTGTGCCAATGAAAATATTAAAACGCTCTATCTGCTGAGCACAACCGCTGAGCACTATTTTGTGCGCTATGGCTTTACAAAAATTACACGAGATGAAACACCAAAATCCATCCAAAATACCCGCGAATTTAAGGATATCTGCCCAGCTTCAGCTATTATTATGAAATTAGAACTCTAA
- a CDS encoding exodeoxyribonuclease III has product MKLVSWNVNGIRAVANKNAFAWVDELAPDILCLQEIKAEAEQIPTPLFSHAFTCNHVNSASKKGYSGTMSFSTLAFEKTDTAWHIDHTHEGRILEHHFGDVVLFNVYFPNGQQNEERLAHKMKFYSDFLAHTEALRREGKGIIICGDVNTAHREIDLKNPKANEDTSGFLPIERAWIDTLLDKGYIDTFRHIHGDITEAYSWWSYRFGARERNVGWRIDYFFISKELEPRLKDAFILNHIEGSDHCPVGIEIDL; this is encoded by the coding sequence ATGAAACTGGTCTCATGGAACGTGAATGGTATTCGCGCTGTTGCCAACAAAAATGCGTTTGCGTGGGTCGATGAGCTCGCTCCTGACATCTTGTGTCTGCAAGAGATCAAAGCTGAGGCTGAGCAGATTCCTACTCCTCTTTTTAGCCATGCATTTACATGTAACCATGTCAATTCGGCTTCGAAGAAAGGCTACTCAGGCACGATGAGTTTTTCAACGCTTGCTTTTGAGAAAACCGACACCGCTTGGCACATCGACCATACACACGAAGGGCGCATTTTGGAGCATCACTTTGGCGATGTCGTTTTGTTTAACGTCTATTTTCCAAACGGTCAACAAAACGAAGAGCGCCTCGCACACAAGATGAAATTTTACAGTGATTTTTTAGCGCATACAGAAGCTTTAAGACGTGAAGGAAAAGGCATTATCATCTGTGGTGATGTCAATACGGCTCACCGAGAGATCGACCTTAAAAACCCTAAAGCCAATGAAGACACTTCGGGGTTTTTGCCGATTGAGCGCGCGTGGATCGACACATTGTTAGACAAAGGCTACATTGATACGTTTAGACACATCCACGGCGACATCACAGAAGCCTATTCGTGGTGGTCGTACCGCTTTGGAGCGAGGGAGCGTAATGTGGGATGGAGGATTGATTATTTTTTCATTTCTAAAGAGTTAGAGCCTCGTTTAAAAGATGCGTTTATACTGAACCACATTGAAGGCTCAGACCATTGCCCAGTAGGCATTGAGATCGATTTATAA
- a CDS encoding PAS domain-containing protein, whose amino-acid sequence MKKEYINILECIGHGFWEWDPIGNRIVLSQQWVTMLGYDYKEFEQTKDKWMSLIHPEDLNNCLNALTALLSGRSDHYQHQHRMLCKDGSYKWVLDQAKVISYNQHGYPSKVVGTHTDIHDLRSTLEKYKLKCS is encoded by the coding sequence ATGAAAAAAGAATATATAAATATTTTAGAGTGCATAGGGCATGGATTTTGGGAGTGGGATCCTATCGGTAATCGCATCGTTTTATCGCAACAATGGGTGACCATGCTAGGATACGACTATAAAGAGTTTGAGCAGACTAAAGACAAATGGATGTCGCTCATTCATCCTGAAGATTTGAACAACTGTCTCAATGCGTTAACCGCGCTTTTAAGTGGCAGAAGCGATCATTATCAGCATCAACATCGCATGCTGTGTAAGGATGGAAGCTACAAATGGGTATTAGATCAAGCCAAAGTGATTTCGTATAATCAACATGGCTATCCGTCCAAAGTTGTCGGAACACACACGGATATTCACGATCTTCGAAGTACGCTAGAGAAGTATAAATTGAAATGCTCCTAA
- a CDS encoding HPP family protein: MKAKSRPPSRKPLSKILWSGFGAFLGIYLVAIFGYYFSIEDNFFLLGSFGASAVLIYGAPQADFSQPRNIIGGHVLSALVAVCLLKVFSSVFSTELLCALSVSVSIMVMHFSRTMHPPGGATALIYVMGNEHIHALGWVYPFTPIGAGALIMLLVALLVNNLSQNSQRHYPTYWW; the protein is encoded by the coding sequence ATGAAAGCAAAGTCACGACCACCTTCTCGAAAACCTTTGAGTAAGATACTTTGGTCGGGGTTTGGGGCTTTTTTAGGTATCTATTTGGTTGCCATTTTTGGTTACTACTTTTCCATTGAAGACAATTTTTTTCTCTTAGGTTCTTTTGGAGCCTCGGCAGTATTGATTTATGGTGCTCCTCAGGCGGATTTTTCGCAACCTCGTAACATCATTGGTGGTCATGTTCTCTCCGCGTTAGTAGCGGTTTGTCTGCTGAAAGTTTTTTCGTCAGTCTTCTCAACAGAACTGCTTTGCGCACTGAGTGTGTCTGTCTCGATTATGGTGATGCACTTTAGTCGTACCATGCATCCCCCAGGCGGCGCAACCGCACTCATTTATGTTATGGGCAATGAACATATCCACGCTTTGGGTTGGGTGTATCCATTTACCCCTATTGGGGCAGGTGCGCTCATTATGCTATTAGTCGCACTTTTGGTCAATAATCTTTCTCAAAACTCTCAAAGGCACTATCCGACGTATTGGTGGTAA